CGCCTCGAGGCTTTGCGAGTGTTGGGCTGCCGCTCCCGTCCCGGCTCCCCCCGGCGTGCGCACCACGATCGGGACCCGCGCCTTCCCTCCGAACATGTAGCGAATCTTGGCGGCCTGGTTGACGATGGCGTCCATGGCGTTGGTGATGAAATCCGAGAACTGGATCTCCACCACCGGTCGCATCCCCAGCAAGGACGCACCGATGGCACACCCCACCACGGCCGACTCGGCGATCGGGGTATCCCGCACCCGCTCCGGGCCGAACTCCTCCAGCAGCCCGTTCGTCACCCCGAACGCACCGCCATAGATCCCGATGTCCTCCCCCAACAGGAAGACCCGGGGATCGCGACGCATCTCCTCGGCTAGCGCTTCACGGATCGCCTGGGCCGTCGTGAGCTCGCGCACGCCCCTCACCCTCCGTCCCTCTGCGTAGACGCAACGCCCGTCACTCTGCGTAGACGTCGGCCAGCAGGTCGGCCGCATCCGGTTCCGGGCTCTCCTCGGCGTACCGGACCGCCGCATCGATCCGCTGCATGACGTCGGCTTCCAGCGCATCCAACTCCTTGGCCTCGAAGCCGTGGGCCTCCAGATGCCGGCGGAAGGCGGGGATGGGATCGCGGGCCTTCCAGCGCTCCACTTCCTCCCGGGTGCGGTAGCGCTGGGCGTCGCTCCGGGAGTGACCCCGGTACCGATACGTGACGGCCTCGACGAGGGTGGGCCCCTCCCCCTGGCGGGCCCGATCCACCGCTTGCCGGGCCGCTTCGTACACCGCCAGCACGTCGCAACCGTCGACCCGGAGCCCGGGGATGCCGTACGCGTGGGCGTGCTCGTGGATGCGCGGGTTGCCCAGCATCCGCTCCACCGGAGCGGACATGCCGTACTGGTTGTTTTCACACACGAAGACCACCGGCAGCCTCCAGATCGCGGCCAGGTTGAGCGCCTCGTGGAAGTCGCCCTCGTGAACGGCCCCGTCCCCGAAGAAGGCCACCACCACCTGCGCCCGTTCCTGCATCTTCAAGGCCAGGGCCGCCCCGCAGGCGATCCCCAGGCTGCCGGCGACGATGCCGTTGGCTCCGAGATTCCCGACCTCGATGTCGGCGATGTGCATGGAGCCGCCCTTCCCCCGGCAGTATCCCGACACCTTGCCCATGAGCTCCGCCATCATCCGGTTGACGTCCTGTCCTTTGGCGATGGCGTGTCCGTGCCCCCGATGGGTGCTCGTGATGTAGTCGGACGGTTCCAACGCGGCGCAGACGCCGACGGCAACGGCCTCCTGGCCGATGTACAGGTGCATGGTGCCGTGGATGCGCCCGGCGTAGAAGAGCCTCTCCGCAGCCTCCTCGAAGCGGCGGATGAGCACCATGGTCTCGTACATCCAGCGGGCCAGTGCCCGGTCGCCTCCCAGCACCTGGGTGCCCATGCTCACACCTCCGCTCCCCCTCGTCCCGGTTCCGGGGTGGTCCGTCGGGCCCGGGGTAGATCAACTGTAACTATACCATATCAAATGGTTGGCTCCGGACCGCTGGCAAGGAATCCGTCTCCGCAGGAAAACCGTGACCATCGGGAGGAGATCGACGGAAAGCGGCGAACCCTGTGAACACAAAAGTTCATTCTAAATTCACTTGTAATGGCCTGCGCACCGGGTTCCCTCGCACCCTGCTGCAACCCGGTGGA
The sequence above is drawn from the Thermaerobacter sp. FW80 genome and encodes:
- the pdhA gene encoding pyruvate dehydrogenase (acetyl-transferring) E1 component subunit alpha, which encodes MGTQVLGGDRALARWMYETMVLIRRFEEAAERLFYAGRIHGTMHLYIGQEAVAVGVCAALEPSDYITSTHRGHGHAIAKGQDVNRMMAELMGKVSGYCRGKGGSMHIADIEVGNLGANGIVAGSLGIACGAALALKMQERAQVVVAFFGDGAVHEGDFHEALNLAAIWRLPVVFVCENNQYGMSAPVERMLGNPRIHEHAHAYGIPGLRVDGCDVLAVYEAARQAVDRARQGEGPTLVEAVTYRYRGHSRSDAQRYRTREEVERWKARDPIPAFRRHLEAHGFEAKELDALEADVMQRIDAAVRYAEESPEPDAADLLADVYAE